One Cryptomeria japonica chromosome 9, Sugi_1.0, whole genome shotgun sequence genomic window carries:
- the LOC131046100 gene encoding uncharacterized protein LOC131046100 has product MATPREHIEEIRRKKFSIGGEENPLTEDLHHAVRHLSAELYTKDVHFLMELIQNAEDNEYAPDVEPSLEFVVTSRDVTGVGAPATLLVFNNEKGFTPRNIESLCSVGRSTKKGKRQGGYIGEKGIGFKSVFLVTNQPYIFSNGYKIRFNEIPPPGIKIGYIVPEWIEKPNIEDLKKVYSSQCQGELPNTVIVLPLRPEKVEGVKNQLANIHPEVILFMSKIKRLSVREDGQNQNPRVNAVSVSQEIAFQNVKNEGSESFILHLSAEENGKSNGECSYYMWRQRFPVKSNNRVEERRDIDNWVITLAFPREDRVTTGNRVGAGIYAFLPTEIVTGLPFIIQADFLLASSRESILWDNKWNQGILDCIPSVFCEAFLSLVKSVTGAPPSARSYCFRYLPIYPPSYVQLKPIREGIQAKLKTEEVMLREPEHEPENAYCMPIQARKILAGFRKILEAATEEGLEKPSALWSTRVFIIHSCLDNSSSLDFLGVDYVFDDWYSICIRSNPGWLANLSENLYVQLLCFIADHWNRGIPSSLQHFPLIKFDNGSCGVGWASLSGSSSKGSKIYFSSEERDIAWLTRWNNVLGSAPRYKFMPNATQMAMKSLSYYEQSRLREWLDRYAKITELSVSSFSKQLLEEAKVSRSKEFIIRVAQFFHFSSVNGYMDSIQMLTLCKELPVVSDSGSIVSSCKAKLVPASIGKWHELIGDNPWAADGIVTLSPAYMKANANGLRGETEDELEEFMRNGLGAVDIPKLKPPNASLPAVYSRITEDQVVLLLQWIHCCETLPNRFQTSIMEGKWLRTYRGYESPIKSFLYNNEWSSAGVQLNDLSFIDCSFYRRNINEFKSVLHRIGVVVEFGMGCEEVARIVQTHTDFRVITRLYKYLHRSHWWPSYSNCLKIWIPHSGLAGEWKDSNMCVVHDDNGLFYGRLQILESYYEDTLLTFFSSNLSVSLHPRIDDYCNLWLDWIRSNHVVTEPGCCSVWRNILKHWSQCPSVIKGNLGKQGLKFPAHGSGGHIQLCSPNETFIPDDLSLKEIFRKATTKIKFAWHPNPSDPKIPLDSLFSIYESLGARKISQAVEKKEVSVSSDIALRRLQAGEGLFRKGLYIIILGYLAYPSFKLSADKRHRIVRALLESSAYEAAQPFGVMYTLTVTTEDDKTEQIKVAAHSPVRWEKDNKRILIQKSDSQNQKAKVSLATKFSEVVSNGLLSEHPHLVAGLCEMLKFGCVLGFNADICNDMLQYKNFQIFKEDESFLSEFFPIVDPLGLYQVQPGRHQGSSSCGFSSSSRGSRKSFGTLARPAKSPLQFSPDFVEGWESRFQMFKQGIDNMKDCTPIPLKTKLVRMLFPSESSDKEQPESSSGLNLMKVAGDACLIMLIVSEVLGANESCQMLPFKLENLLGDEVLELGKRFGSQKPLSPFSSADECDIEVVRAIAGAATLKFFTAKD; this is encoded by the exons ATGGCCACTCCCAGAGAGCATATTGAAGAGATAAGAAGAAAAAAGTTTTCCATAGGTGGAGAAGAAAACCCACTAACAGAAGACCTTCATCATGCGGTTAGACATCTGTCAGCAGAACTCTACACCAAGGATGTCCATTTTCTCATGGAGCTCATACAG AATGCAGAAGACAATGAATATGCACCTGATGTTGAACCATCACTGGAATTTGTGGTTACGAGCAGAGATGTGACTGGTGTGGGTGCCCCTGCTACTCTGTTAGTGTTTAACAATGAAAAGGGCTTCACTCCCCGAAACATTGAATCCCTTTGCAGTGTTGGACGATCCACCAAAAAGGGTAAAAGGCAGGGAGGTTACATTGGAGAGAAAG GAATTGGATTCAAGAGTGTTTTTCTGGTCACAAATCAGCCTTATATTTTCAGCAACGGATATAAAATTCGATTCAACGAAATTCCCCCACCTGGGATCAAAATTGGGTATATAGTTCCTGAGTGGATCGAGAAGCCAAATATTGAAGATCTCAAAAAGGTATATAGTAGCCAATGCCAAGGTGAGCTTCCCAATACAGTTATAGTTCTCCCTTTACGCCCGGAGAAGGTGGAAGGGGTGAAGAACCAGCTTGCTAACATTCATCCAGAAGTAATTTTGTTTATGTCCAAAATTAAAAGACTCTCCGTCCGTGAAGATGGCCAAAATCAAAATCCCCGGGTGAATGCAGTCTCTGTTTCCCAGgaaatagcatttcaaaatgtgAAGAATGAGGGAAGTGAATCATTTATTCTTCATCTATCGGCAGAGGAAAATGGGAAATCGAATGGAGAATGCAGTTATTACATGTGGAGGCAAAGATTTCCAGTGAAATCGAACAACAGGGTAGAGGAGAGAAGAGACATTGACAATTGGGTGATAACACTTGCTTTTCCCCGCGAAGATCGAGTTACTACGGGCAATAGAGTAGGTGCTGGTATTTATGCATTTCTTCCCACAGAAATAGTCACTGGATTGCCTTTCATAATTCAAGCAGATTTTTTGCTGGCGTCCTCGAGGGAAAGTATTCTGTGGGACAACAAGTGGAATCAAGGGATACTTGATTGCATCCCCTCAGTATTTTGTGAAGCTTTTCTCTCTCTTGTGAAGAGTGTGACAGGGGCTCCTCCCTCTGCGAGATCATATTGCTTCAGGTACCTCCCCATTTATCCTCCCTCTTATGTGCAGCTAAAACCAATTCGGGAAGGAATCCAAGCAAAGCTCAAAACAGAAGAAGTCATGTTACGTGAACCTGAACATGAACCTGAAAATGCCTATTGCATGCCCATTCAAGCTCGCAAAATACTTGCAGGCTTTAGAAAAATATTAGAAGCAGCAACCGAAGAAGGCCTAGAAAAGCCTAGTGCCCTGTGGTCCACTAGAGTATTCATAATACACTCGTGCCTCGACAACTCAAGTTCTTTGGATTTCTTGGGAGTGGACTATGTGTTCGATGACTGGTACTCCATATGTATTCGAAGTAACCCTGGTTGGCTTGCGAATCTCTCTGAGAATTTGTATGTGCAACTGCTCTGTTTTATTGCTGATCATTGGAACAGAGGAATTCCAAGCTCTCTCCAGCATTTTCCTCTTATTAAGTTTGACAATGGCTCTTGTGGTGTGGGGTGGGCAAGTTTGTCGGGTTCATCGTCTAAGGGGAGCAAAATATACTTTTCCTCGGAAGAAAGAGATATTGCATGGTTGACAAGGTGGAATAATGTGCTGGGCAGTGCTCCCCGTTACAAATTCATGCCAAATGCAACACAGATGGCCATGAAGAGTTTGAGTTATTATGAACAGTCAAGATTGCGGGAATGGCTAGATCGATATGCTAAGATCACTGAACTTTCTGTTTCAAGTTTTAGTAAGCAGCTTTTAGAAGAAGCTAAGGTATCTAGAAGTAAGGAATTCATAATCCGCGTGGCTCAGTTTTTTCATTTTTCGTCCGTCAATGGTTATATGGACTCAATACAGATGCTCACTTTGTGCAAGGAATTGCCTGTAGTTAGTGATTCGGGATCCATAGTAAGTAGTTGCAAAGCGAAACTTGTACCTGCATCTATTGGCAAGTGGCACGAGCTAATAGGAGACAATCCATGGGCTGCAGATGGGATTGTTACACTGTCACCTGCTTACATGAAAGCAAATGCCAATGGACTAAGAGGGGAAACGGAAGATGAACTTGAGGAGTTTATGAGAAATGGACTTGGAGCAGTGGACATTCCCAAGCTAAAACCCCCCAATGCTTCATTGCCTGCAGTTTACTCTCGCATCACAGAAGATCAAGTTGTTCTTCTTTTACAGTGGATTCATTGCTGTGAGACCCTGCCCAACAGGTTCCAAACTAGTATCATGGAAGGAAAATGGTTAAGAACCTACCGAGGTTATGAATCTCCAATTAAATCTTTTTTGTACAATAATGAATGGTCATCGGCTGGTGTACAGTTAAATGACCTTTCTTTCATAGATTGTAGTTTCTACAGGAGgaacattaatgaattcaagagtGTCCTCCATCGGATTGGGGTGGTTGTTGAGTTTGGAATGGGATGTGAAGAGGTTGCCAGGATAGTCCAAACGCACACAGATTTCAGGGTCATAACAAGGCTTTACAAATATCTTCACCGTTCCCACTGGTGGCCTAGTTActcaaactgtctcaaaatctggATTCCACACAGTGGGCTTGCGGGTGAGTGGAAGGATTCAAATATGTGTGTAGTCCATGATGACAATGGCCTCTTCTATGGCAGGCTACAAATCCTGGAAAGTTATTATGAAGACACACTACTTACCTTTTTTTCTAGCAATCTTAGTGTTTCTTTACATCCCAGGATTGATGACTATTGCAATTTGTGGTTGGACTGGATAAGGAGTAATCATGTAGTAACTGAGCCTGGATGCTGTTCAGTTTGGAGGAATATTTTAAAGCACTGGAGTCAATGCCCTTCAGTTATAAAAGGAAATTTAGGAAAGCAAGGTCTAAAGTTCCCAGCTCACGGAAGCGGTGGACATATCCAATTATGTTCGCCTAATGAAACCTTTATTCCTGACGACCTTTCATTGAAAGAGATATTCAGAAAAGCAACTACAAAGATCAAATTTGCATGGCATCCTAACCCTTCAGATCCCAAAATACCATTGGACTCATTGTTCTCAATTTACGAGTCCCTCGGAGCTCGAAAAATATCTCAAGCAGTAGAGAAAAAGGAGGTGTCCGTTTCAAGTGACATTGCTTTGCGCAGGCTTCAAGCGGGAGAGGGTTTGTTCAGAAAAGGTCTGTATATAATTATCCTTGGATATCTTGCATATCCATCCTTCAAATTGTCAGCAGATAAAAGGCATCGAATTGTGAGAGCTCTTTTGGAGTCTTCAGCTTATGAAGCCGCTCAACCCTTTGGAGTTATGTACACTTTGACAGTAACAACTGAAGATGATAAGACAGAGCAAATTAAAGTGGCTGCACACTCTCCTGTGCGTTGGGAAAAGGATAACAAGAGGATCTTGATACAGAAATCTGATTCACAAAACCAAAAGGCAAAGGTGTCCTTGGCAACTAAATTTTCTGAGGTAGTTTCAAATGGTCTATTATCAGAACATCCGCATCTTGTTGCAGGTTTGTGTGAGATGTTGAAGTTTGGGTGCGTCCTAGGATTTAATGCTGATATATGCAATGATATGCTCCAATATAAAAACTTCCAAATCTTTAAAGAAGATGAGAGTTTTCTTTCAGAGTTTTTTCCAATTGTAGACCCTCTTGGCCTATATCAAGTTCAACCAGGAAGACATCAGGGTTCTTCTAGCTGCGGTTTTTCTAGTTCTAGCAGGGGAAGCAGGAAGAGTTTTGGGACACTAGCTAGGCCAGCTAAGTCGCCATTGCAGTTTTCACCTGATTTTGTAGAAGGATGGGAGAGCAGATTTCAAATGTTCAAGCAAGGAATTGACAATATGAAAGATTGCACACCCATTCCTTTGAAGACTAAGCTGGTGAGAATGTTATTCCCTTCAGAATCATCAGATAAAGAGCAGCCAGAGAGCAGCTCAGGCCTTAATCTTATGAAGGTGGCAGGGGATGCCTGCCTTATAATGCTCATTGTTTCAGAAGTTTTGGGCGCCAATGAAAGCTGTCAAATGCTGCCATTTAAGCTGGAAAATTTACTGGGCGATGAAGTTTTAGAATTAGGGAAACGCTTTGGCAGTCAGaaacctctctctcccttttcttctGCTGATGAATGTGATATCGAGGTGGTGAGGGCCATTGCAGGAGCAGCCACTTTGAAGTTCTTCACAGCCAAGGACTAA